The Paenibacillus thermoaerophilus region CTCGACCGTAACGAAAACCGCTTATTACAGATACGCGTCGTTCTACTACGAAGACGGCTCGGTTGTCGAAGGCGCGGGCTCCCAGCGGGGCCGGTCCGTCATCGCGCGCAATCTGCAGCAGGGGCGTCAGGTTTACGCCCGGCTGGATCAGGCGCCGAAGGATTTGAGACCGCTGCTTCGCATCGGCCAGACGAACTTCTTCCTGCCGTTCGACCGGGCCGGTATCGATCCGTTCACGCAGATGTTCCCCGTTAAGCTGCGGCTGGAAGGCACCGTGCGCGGAACGGGAGGCATCCACATCGTCGACGAAACTTGCGCCACCGGAGTGCCGGGGCTGTATGCGGCGGGCGACGCGGCGACGCGGGAGCTGATCTGCGGCGGCTTCACGGGCGGCGGAAGCCATAACGCGGCGTGGGCGATGTCGTCCGGTTCGTTCGCCGGCGAGGGAGCGGCGGCATACGCCCGCAAGCTCGGCGAGCGGGGCGTCAAGCGCAATCTGAAGGGGCTGTCCTCGACCCCGCTGACGGCCCGTCCGACGCCAGAGACACGGGAATATACGCCGGCATGGATTCGCGCCGTACAGGAGGAAGTCTTTCCGTACGACCGCAACCTGTTCCGTTCGGAAGCCAAGCTGAAGGGCTCGCTCGGAAGGCTGGACGACCTGTGGACGGAGCTGCGCCTGACGCCGGTCGAATGGAGCCGGGAAGGCGCGGCCGCCCGCGAGGCGGCGGCGATGGCGGCGACCGCCCGCTGGATGTACCGTTCGGCGCTGGCGCGAAAAGAAACGCGCGGCATGCACAAGCGGGAGGACTATCCGCAACTGGATGACGGACAGCGGTACCGGCTGATCTCCAGCGGTTTGGACGACGTGCGGATTCGTCCCCAGCCGGTGGCGGAGCCGGCGGGTGAACCCGTATGATCGAGATTCTCAGCG contains the following coding sequences:
- a CDS encoding FAD-dependent oxidoreductase, which gives rise to MTDSQKSQGITLEADVLVIGGGPAGTWAAITAAQSGAKVVLADKGFCGTSGATAPSGTDVWYVHPEAQLRAEAKASRYSLGGRLAEEAWMDRVLDRTYENMNRLSEYGYPFPLDEKGQPHRHGLQGPEYMKLMRKLVLRAGVKILDHSPALELLADQHGVGGAAGVRTQAGDTWTVKAAATVIATGGCAFLSKALGCNVLTGDGYLMAAEAGAELSGMEFSNAYAISPTFSTVTKTAYYRYASFYYEDGSVVEGAGSQRGRSVIARNLQQGRQVYARLDQAPKDLRPLLRIGQTNFFLPFDRAGIDPFTQMFPVKLRLEGTVRGTGGIHIVDETCATGVPGLYAAGDAATRELICGGFTGGGSHNAAWAMSSGSFAGEGAAAYARKLGERGVKRNLKGLSSTPLTARPTPETREYTPAWIRAVQEEVFPYDRNLFRSEAKLKGSLGRLDDLWTELRLTPVEWSREGAAAREAAAMAATARWMYRSALARKETRGMHKREDYPQLDDGQRYRLISSGLDDVRIRPQPVAEPAGEPV